One region of Gorilla gorilla gorilla isolate KB3781 chromosome 13, NHGRI_mGorGor1-v2.1_pri, whole genome shotgun sequence genomic DNA includes:
- the LOC101153161 gene encoding tubulin beta chain: protein MFDAKNMLAACDPCHGCYLMAAAIVDGCMSMREVDEQTCNIQNKYSSYFAHWIPHNVERAACDIPPLELKMSVTFISNNTAIQELFRFRCILEQFTAKFRCKAFLSWYSGKGMHDVEFAEVESNMNNLVSQY, encoded by the coding sequence ATGTTTGATGCCAAGAACATGTTGGCTGCCTGCGATCCCTGCCATGGCTGCTACCTAATGGCAGCTGCCATTGTTGATGGCTGCATGTCCATGAGGGAGGTGGATGAGCAAACGTGTAACATCCAAAACAAGTATAGCAGCTACTTTGCTCATTGGATCCCCCACAATGTGGAAAGAGCTGCTTGTGACATCCCACCCCTTGAGCTAAAAATGTCTGTTACCTTCATCAGTAACAACACAGCCATCCAGGAGCTGTTCAGGTTCAGGTGTATCTTGGAGCAGTTCACAGCCAAGTTCAGGTGCAAGGCCTTCCTGAGCTGGTACTCAGGCAAAGGCATGCATGACGTGGAGTTCGCTGAGGTCGAGAGCAACATGAACAACCTGGTGTCTCAGTATTAA